DNA sequence from the Narcine bancroftii isolate sNarBan1 chromosome 11, sNarBan1.hap1, whole genome shotgun sequence genome:
tgagagagactgaatgtacagatgtgagtgggtgtgagagagtgaaTGTACAGatatgagtgggtgtgagagagactgaatgtacagatgtgagtgtgtgtgagagagactgaatgtacagatgtgagtgggtgtgagagagactgaatgtacagatgtgagtgggtgtgagagagactgaatgtacagatgtgagtgggtgtgagagagactgaatgtacagatgtgaatgggtgtgagagagactgaatgtacagatgtgagtgggtgtgagagagactgaatgtacagatgtgagtgggtgtgagagagactgaatgtacagatgtgagtgggtgtgagtgagactgaatgtacagatgtgggtgggtgtgagagagactgaatgaacagatgtgggtgggtgtgagagagactgaatgtacagatgtgagttggtgtgagagagactgaatgtacagatgtgagtgggtgtgagagagactgaatgtacagatgtgagtgggtgtgagagagactgaatgtacagatgtgagtgggtgtgagagagactgaatgtacagatgtgagtgggtgtgagagagacggaatgtacagatgtgagtgggtgtgagagagactgaatgtacagatgtgagtgggtgtgagagagactgaatgtacagatgtgagtgcgtgtgagatagactgaatttacagatgtgagtgggtgcgagagagactgaatgtatagatgtgtgtgtgagagagagagcgactgtgtaggtgtgtgtgaatGAGACAGTTTAAGCGTGTGTGAGAGTGGGAGACTGTGCACAGGTGTgaggtgagagagactgaatgttaAGCTGAATGTGAGGTAGACTGTGTAcagatgtgtgtgtctgtgtgcgtgtgacTGTGTATGTATGtggatgtgtgcgtgtgtgtgtatcacTGTGTGTGTGCGGTCATGGCCAGAGCGGCTGTGCGAAGCAGCACCCCTTCGGACCCCAGTAAAGTCCTCGTCTCGTCGCGTTACCCTCTTCATTGCAGCCCCGCGGAACAGCAATGGTTAAAAGAGTTCACGATGTTgtgaagattttatttttttaaccttcCCTGGTATCGCTTCTGAAAgcgaagggagggggggtggggcatATTCTGACAAAAGCTAATCCATCGTGCGCTGAGTAATTGATTTTAATGAAGTATCTCTGTCCTAATGAGAGCCGGGAGGGGTGCGGCCCTTGGGAATGTGACCACACTGCCAGTCTTTAGCGGGCCGACTTGGACACTCCCGTTAACTCTTGATTGCCGCATTTTCTTTCCAAGTTGAGAGGTGACCTCGTGGCCAGTGCAATTTCTCTGATTCTTTCCTCCCTTGCAAACGTAATTTATGCCATATTAATTGAGATATCTTTTATACTTGATGTGTTATAAAGTTAATGCGTAATTTATGTAATTAGTCAATTAACTGTAATTCTAGCATATGTTCGAAATGCCCAGAAGGTGTTCTGTACAGGTACTTATTTGTCGGGCGTTTTGATGCCAGGAAAACCATCTAATTAATTTTACATGCATATTAATTTAGTATCTATTTAGCAGCTCCCTTTGTGGGAGCAGGTTTAATATTGATCTTTCACGCCTTTTTGGGAGGATTCTTGGGGAACGCCGCCTTTCACTTGTGGCTCGAAAGCGGTGACCACAGCCCTTCCCGCCCAGATCTCACGGATAATACCAGGCCAATTAATgaagattttaattaataaaacgGCAGCGTTTGTATCCACTCGGATGATGAAgttaaatgaggaggtagtaaaATATTCACTCCAACCTGCGCACTGCCACAGCCTTAATTCTGCTGAGTACTAACGGGCTTTGAGCGCGATAATGAGATATCCTGTCTGTTAATTAATTGACAGTCTTGTGAATATTCATATGTACCAGCACCAATACGTTCCTAATTGCTCTGTAGAATGGATCTCAAAGGAAAGTAAATCGCCATAGACTTTAATTAAAATAATGTATTCCAGATATATCACATCGAAGGTGAGACATTTACCGTCAAACATTAAGTGTGACACTTGGTATACTTTATCTACGACGCCCGTCCTCTGGAACTGGCACATACCTTGACATGATTCGCGGCAGTTTTCAGTCCCACCATCCGTGGCACAAGTCGCCTGGGCTCAGGGTGCATGTTAGTCCATTTAACATGGTTGGTGTATTTATCCAAATGTTTGCATTCGCGGCGCCCGCGGTCGGTCCTTGTTGATTCACGAGCTCCCCAGACACATGTGAATGATCTCCGGCGAAAatcctgccccgacgtcccgatCCCCCCATTTCCTCGTTGAAGAGGTGTTCATTCCAGGGACCCCCGTAGGTCTCCGCATCCATCACCGCGGCTCATTGCGGGGAGTTTGGTTttcactttccagatgtgccttTGTCAGTCGGTGCATCGTTGGCATAGGCATTGTTCAACAACTATTTCACGGGGCAACCCGTGGGCAGCCCCGCCAGGGCACCCATTGCAAGGCTGGTCGAGGGGATGGGAATGCAATGTTGGTTAAATTCGGTGGGATttttgttcccccccccacccctcgcgcttgaacacgaaagtctgcagacgctgtgattatagaatagaacagtacaggctttCCGGCCCTCGATGTTGGCCCTCCATATATTTCtaccaaagggggggggggggaaacgattCCTCCTTCCCCCTATTTTTCTTATATTCCTGTgttccaaccccaccaccacccctggcaaggcattccaggcatccacaactctgtataaaaaaaaactggggACCCCCCCCCTTCACTTTGTCAGAAGCCCCCTTGCTATccccgccctgggaaacaggggcTGACTGTCCACCCAGATTACTGTCGACCTAATTGGGCATCTAGGTACAAAAAAAGGGCTCCTATCTGGGTTTTCTGGGAAGGGGGATACTGGAGGATGTCCAGAAACATATTAATCCCCAGCAGTTTATTTCTGTCCAGACACATTGATATTTTTGCTCCCCTGTTTGTTTCTATTTCATGGACGTGATTTACACGAGAGTTTGggggaactttttttttaaaaagagctcaataaaatttaaatctcaGAATTCCGTGAACCTGCTCCAAAGAGGAAATAAAAACCcaccagctctgttaaccttgcctcaaccTGGGCGGtggaaaaaggcgctggctgtccatcttACCCGAGTCTCCCCGgcaggggtggaggtggggggaacGGGGGGCTTCACTCTGACCTGAGCGGCGGCGGCCCTCGGGTTCGGCCGGCAGCCGGGTCTCAAGCTCTTAAACTTGGCAGGAACTCGAACAGCCTCGCTGCTGAGATCTGATCCGGCCTTGGGAGTGCGGGATTCCCGCGGCGAGCGAATTAAACCTCCAACcaggaataagagagagagagaaatcaaagGAACGGCAGAGAATAAAAGAGATTGTAACCGAACTTTTAATTCAACAAATGATATTGTTTAATATTGACTCTGGTGTTGTCCCACTATCGTATGTTAGATCGAATGCCTCTGTCCCTTCACCCCGTTCTTACATTTGTTCCCCATTGTTTGGCGATACCGCAATCGACGGCGACGTGTGAAAGTGGCTGTTTGGTTCGTTTTTCATCTCGCTGACCCTCGCCTTTGTCTCCGGTCACCCTGGGAATAGCACGCCTGAACACTTCACTTAGAGAGGTTTCACAACGTTGCTTTGTTATTCAATTTCAGACACACACAGAATTGTTCACAAGCCCTCTCTGTAAAAGATACTTCAAATTGCATCGCAGTTCAGAAGTGCAATGTAATCTAGTTCAGAGAACTTTTGTTCTTCTTTGTACAAACGACCAACCAATATACACATTACACGGCTGAGCCCAGCGCTGTCATAACCACCTATTTTTATCACATTAAATTTCAACACATCGCCTGGGCCACGAACAAAGTCAACCTCGGATTTCTTTTAAAACCCCGAACCGAGTTTTGCTTTTCAAATTCGACCATTTGGCGAGGGAGGGAGAGGCAAAGACAAACAGTTAGTTTGGCGAAGAATAGAATTTTATTTTAGAAGGGAACTTGaaataccccccaccccccacccctacgAAGTTGGGGCGAAGGCCGGTCGACTGCAATCCACCGCTCGGGTCTGTCGACACCGATGGAGGGTCTGAAATAGAAGAGAAAGCCTCCCCTCTGCTCCACGCACTCGGCGTGGAGTTGACTTTCGACGGTGCTTTCGAGAGCCGCTTTGTTATTGTAGCCCTGGGAACGGGAGCAGCCCCTGGGTCTGTTTTGTAAGTATCAGGAGATGTGGAAGTTTCGCCGgctcctcgtcctcctcccctctccctgatATTTTCATGGAAAACTGGAAATGAACTACACCTGCGCGTTTAAGGCATGCAAACATTAGCGATCAAAACCAATATTGTGTTTGTCATTTGTCGTTGGTTTGGGAGTGTTTGGATACGAATAGAATCGACTGTGGATTTATGGGGGAAATTACCATAAATTATTGCTAACCTGGAACGTGTGTGGTCTTGCTTGTGGGAAGAGAGCTGATGGAAACTCTCTGAGCAGAAACGGGCTGAAGCCTAAACGGTTTATCACAGCGAGTCGGGTCCATTTGATTTTGCATTTTAATATAATCAATCGACTGATGGGcgatttatggggggggggggtgttgcggCAAAGCTTTTCTCATTGCAATGCAAGTTTACTCGTAGATCACCCTTCTAGACGGGTGTCTGCACGCATATTAAAGCCTAATTTCCCGCATCGAGCATTAAAAAAAGTTTTTGCAAAgctattttgcttttttttttaacattgattCAAGTACCCGATTAATACGAGGAAGCGTGCGTCCGCATTCAAACCACGGCGAGCGGACTCCGTTGGCATTTTAATATTAATGACATGGTTTAATCTCTGGAAATAACCGTGTTTAAGTTACGATTTGGCGAGTTACTAATAGGCATTGAACCAGCTCTTTTTTTAAGCACTTGAATTCTCTAAAGGATGGGGGGTGCATAATGTTATTGAGCAGAATGGAATTATTCCGAGTTGCAGTCGCATTTCTAAGTTCACGGTTTTCGTGTCAGTCCGAGACCCACAATCCGAGAAGCGAGATGCTGAGCTGTGTGGTGGGCACACAGTTACAAATGTCCACCCCGCGAGTGGGCTTGGGCGAGGGTCGTTTGTAGAAGGGTGATCGCAGAATAAGGGTGGCAGAACCTTcggcgtccccccccccccccccccacccccccacggtTACTGGACACACACTCCGATTCGTCTTCCCTTTCACAATTCGGATTTGACCCCTAACTGTTGTGGAAATGTAAATGATTTCTATTGGCCGGCGGTGGCCATGTAAAGAGGTGGAAAGTGAAAGCAGAATTTCCTTTTCCCCAAATGCACGAGTCATGTGACGGCGGGAGCGCTACATTAACCGAGTTGCCTCGCACATGTCACCACTGAAAGTACCAGCGGCGCCCCACACAACGCACGGAGATGGGAGTAGCCAGTTGAGGGAGGACGGGCCGGATCCCTCGCCATTCGCTGCCACTCACCGCAGCCTGTCCCCTCCAAGAGTGTGTCCggtgtggaggaggggggggagtggggggagtgcGCTGCCACCGAGCAGGAAGCGGACTCTTTTTGCCAAGTTCGGTTAACTTTGAGGTGGGGCCGGTTTTGTTTCGGTTTTCTGGACATTCCGAGACTTTAAAATTGTGGGGTTGTTTTTTGAGGGAGGGGGGTTTGATGATGCCTCGTCCGGGCAGAAACACATACAGCGACCAGAAGCCACCCTACTCCTACATCTCACTGACCGCCATGGCAATCCAGAGTTGTCCGGACAAAATGCTTCCTCTGAGCGAGATCTACAAGTTCATCATGGACCGCTTCCCTTACTACCGGGAGAACACGCAGAGGTGGCAGAACTCGCTCAGGCACAACCTCTCCTTCAACGACTGCTTCATCAAGATCCCCCGGAGGCCAGACCAGCCGGGGAAGGGCAGCTTCTGGGCCCTGCACCCGAACTGCGGGGACATGTTCGAGAACGGCAGCTTCCTGAGACGCCGCAAACGCTTCAAGGTGCTGAAAGCGGACCACTTGGCGGTGGGCAAGCAGTCGGATGCCACGCACTACCTACAACAGCAGGCAAAGCTTCGCCTCAGCGCCCTGGCCGTCTCCGGCACTCACCTGCCGCAGATCCCCAGTTATAACATGGGCGTTTCCCAGAGCACAAGTTTCAAGCACCCCTTCGCCATCGAGAACATCATCGCCAGAGAATACAAAAACGTGATGTCGAGCGGACTGGCCTTCTCGGCCGTGCAGCCCATCCACGCCGCTTACCCGATGCATCCCGTCGGCGGCTCCATCGGAGCTGCCTGGCCTCACATGTACAGCGCCAACGTGATGGACACGGCGCCGCCGCTGTCGGTGCCCAGCGGCGATTACAGCGCTTATGGAGTCCCGATCAAGCCCCTGTGCCACGGCGGGCAGACTTTACCGGCTATCCCGGTGCCGATTAAACCCTCTCCGGCCACCCTGCCGGCGTTGCCCGCTCCCATCTCGGCCATCCTGTCCAACAGCCCCGCCACCTCTCCGCAGATGAGCAACGGGCAACGGAGCCCGAGTCCGGGCGATCCGCTCGCCGGCGCCGCTCTTCAGTCGGTCGCCGTGCACTGACATCGAGCTCGTTCCAAAGTTGTGGCGGAACCGCAGGGAGAACTGTCCGCTTGCGATCAACCCACCCCCGGGTGGGTTCAATGTAAGCGGCCGGCGTGCACAACCCGAGCCTGTGAATACatgcaccttccccaccccccccccccaacccccttcaTTTGGCTTcagctccaggacatccgcaaTCGCTGATCATCGAGTCGAGTGTATTCCGATCGTGTCGTGAACCAACAAATCATTTGTTAACTCTGTAAAGCAAAAAGTGCGGCATGGATGTAAGATTGTAGTCGCAGTATGCATGTGTTTCCCAGAAATATCTGTCTGCTTTAAATTATGAACTAGGTTATCGAAAGATATTTTCTCATTAAAATGCCCACAGTAGAGGTAATCGCCGTGTTTTGCTGTCGGAAACGATGCGTGTTTTATGTTAGCTCTGCGGGACAGAACCGCA
Encoded proteins:
- the LOC138745663 gene encoding forkhead box protein B1-like, which produces MMPRPGRNTYSDQKPPYSYISLTAMAIQSCPDKMLPLSEIYKFIMDRFPYYRENTQRWQNSLRHNLSFNDCFIKIPRRPDQPGKGSFWALHPNCGDMFENGSFLRRRKRFKVLKADHLAVGKQSDATHYLQQQAKLRLSALAVSGTHLPQIPSYNMGVSQSTSFKHPFAIENIIAREYKNVMSSGLAFSAVQPIHAAYPMHPVGGSIGAAWPHMYSANVMDTAPPLSVPSGDYSAYGVPIKPLCHGGQTLPAIPVPIKPSPATLPALPAPISAILSNSPATSPQMSNGQRSPSPGDPLAGAALQSVAVH